From a region of the Teredinibacter turnerae genome:
- a CDS encoding tetratricopeptide repeat-containing sulfotransferase family protein: MHNDVIKRALEQSECALKAGDHATALSAADAVLQENPQHRDGLYLKAVCQRYLGNTKGALQTLTALQSAAPGYGRGFQELGHCQLMMGDLKQAFKAYKKATRLNPGLIASWQRLEQLAKQMDLRKEHTQASSQLAYFNRLPPLLLSITSMLSEGKLYKAENLCRQFLQEHKHHPEAMRLLAKIGTQLHILDDAEFLLESCVQLYPEFAQARLDLVNVLQKRQKYEKALTQATQLYEENPVDRQFKSTYANAALAVGDFDTALTTYDALLEQEPKNAVTWLMKGHALKTIGKHEEAVTSYQKAHTLKPQFGDAWWSLANLKTYRFSAQEIAAMEKAEAQSGLDNADHYHLCFALGRCYEDRGEFEKSFEYYERGNLLKKRQSDYSASATHEEFERQKAIVDAKLLHDDSQGYEAPDPIFIVGLPRAGSTLLEQILASHSMVDGTLELPNILAFAHRLNGRRRTDEAPRYPAVLQTMGGDELEKLGKQFIDDTQIYRKGAPFFTDKMPNNFRHIGLILKILPNAKIIDARRHPMACCFSGYKQLFAEGQEFTYSQEDVAQYYRDYVALMDHWDEVAPGKILRVYHEKLVEHTEPQIRRILDFCGLPFEDSCLAFHKTERAVRTASSEQVRQPIYTSGLAQWKNFESYLGPMQRQLTPLIEAYPA; encoded by the coding sequence ATGCATAACGACGTAATAAAACGCGCACTCGAGCAAAGTGAATGCGCGCTGAAAGCCGGCGATCATGCTACTGCCCTCTCCGCCGCTGATGCGGTTCTCCAGGAAAATCCGCAACACCGGGACGGCCTTTATTTAAAGGCCGTTTGCCAGCGCTACCTCGGCAACACCAAAGGCGCTCTGCAAACGCTTACCGCGTTGCAGAGCGCTGCACCTGGATACGGACGCGGTTTTCAGGAACTGGGGCATTGCCAGCTCATGATGGGGGATTTAAAGCAAGCCTTTAAGGCCTACAAAAAAGCCACACGATTAAACCCGGGACTTATCGCATCCTGGCAGCGGTTGGAGCAGCTGGCCAAACAAATGGATTTGCGTAAAGAACACACACAGGCCAGCAGCCAGCTGGCGTATTTCAACCGCTTACCGCCGTTGCTACTTAGCATTACCAGTATGCTCAGTGAAGGCAAACTCTACAAAGCCGAAAACCTGTGCCGCCAGTTTTTGCAGGAGCATAAACATCATCCTGAGGCCATGCGCCTGCTGGCCAAGATTGGAACTCAACTTCACATTTTGGACGATGCAGAGTTTCTGCTGGAAAGCTGCGTTCAACTGTACCCGGAGTTTGCACAGGCGCGACTGGACTTAGTGAATGTGCTGCAAAAACGGCAAAAATACGAAAAAGCACTGACACAAGCCACCCAACTCTACGAAGAAAACCCGGTTGATAGGCAATTTAAGTCCACCTACGCGAACGCCGCGCTGGCAGTGGGCGATTTCGACACAGCGTTAACAACCTATGACGCACTCCTTGAGCAAGAGCCGAAAAACGCCGTTACCTGGCTTATGAAGGGGCACGCGCTAAAAACCATTGGCAAGCATGAGGAAGCGGTGACCAGCTATCAAAAAGCCCACACGCTTAAACCGCAATTCGGCGATGCCTGGTGGAGCCTGGCGAACTTAAAAACGTACCGTTTCAGCGCACAGGAAATCGCTGCAATGGAGAAAGCCGAAGCCCAATCCGGGCTCGATAACGCCGATCACTATCACCTGTGTTTTGCCCTCGGGCGCTGCTACGAAGATCGAGGGGAATTCGAAAAGTCATTCGAATATTACGAGCGCGGTAATTTACTTAAGAAGCGGCAAAGTGACTACAGCGCCAGCGCCACCCATGAAGAATTCGAACGACAGAAGGCGATAGTCGACGCGAAACTGTTACACGACGATTCGCAGGGCTACGAGGCCCCAGATCCGATATTTATCGTCGGTTTACCCCGTGCAGGCTCAACCCTGCTGGAGCAGATTCTGGCTAGCCACTCGATGGTCGATGGCACCTTGGAGCTACCTAACATTCTGGCTTTTGCTCACCGCCTGAATGGCCGCCGCCGCACCGATGAAGCGCCCCGGTACCCCGCGGTTTTGCAAACCATGGGCGGCGACGAATTGGAAAAGCTGGGCAAACAGTTTATTGACGACACGCAGATTTATCGCAAAGGCGCACCCTTTTTTACCGATAAGATGCCCAACAACTTTCGCCACATCGGGCTGATATTAAAAATCCTGCCCAATGCAAAAATAATTGATGCGCGCCGACACCCCATGGCCTGCTGCTTTAGCGGGTACAAACAACTGTTTGCCGAAGGCCAGGAGTTTACTTACAGCCAGGAGGATGTCGCGCAGTATTATCGTGATTATGTGGCACTGATGGATCATTGGGATGAGGTGGCGCCCGGAAAAATCCTGCGGGTTTACCATGAAAAACTGGTCGAACATACAGAACCACAAATTCGACGCATTCTGGACTTTTGCGGGCTGCCGTTTGAGGATAGCTGTCTCGCTTTTCATAAAACCGAGCGCGCGGTTCGTACCGCAAGCTCCGAGCAGGTACGCCAACCTATCTACACATCCGGCTTGGCACAATGGAAGAACTTCGAATCCTACCTGGGCCCAATGCAGCGGCAGCTGACGCCACTGATCGAAGCTTACCCAGCGTAA
- a CDS encoding TatD family hydrolase, producing MYIDPHVHMSARTTDDYQAMAEAGVVAVIEPAFWLGQPRTSVDTYKDYLASLVGWERFRASQFGIKHYCTIGLNSKEANNEPLAEAVMEILPLFLAKEGVVAVGEIGFDEQTALEEKYFRAQLELAKQFDLPVMVHTPHRDKLKGTILTMDICEEHGLLPSQVVIDHNNENTVKAVLDRGYWTAFTLYPQTKMGSERMVNIARQYGSERIFIDSSADWGVSDPMAVPKTASLMLQSGIPQAEVHQICYANALAAYQQSGQIAAEDWQTADFDQAELFEGNSVLRGQKPIKSSEA from the coding sequence ATGTATATTGATCCACACGTACACATGAGTGCACGCACCACCGATGACTACCAGGCAATGGCGGAAGCAGGCGTGGTAGCTGTTATTGAACCGGCATTCTGGCTCGGGCAGCCGCGCACATCGGTAGATACCTACAAAGATTATCTCGCGTCATTGGTGGGCTGGGAACGCTTCCGGGCGTCGCAATTTGGAATTAAGCACTATTGCACCATCGGTTTGAACTCGAAAGAAGCCAATAACGAACCGCTTGCGGAAGCGGTTATGGAAATCCTGCCGTTGTTTTTGGCAAAAGAGGGTGTGGTGGCCGTAGGCGAAATCGGTTTTGATGAACAAACCGCGCTGGAAGAAAAATATTTTCGCGCGCAGTTGGAATTAGCCAAGCAATTTGACCTACCTGTAATGGTACATACGCCGCACCGCGATAAACTCAAAGGCACTATTCTGACGATGGATATTTGTGAGGAACACGGCTTGTTGCCGTCGCAGGTGGTGATTGATCACAACAACGAAAATACCGTTAAAGCGGTATTAGATCGCGGTTATTGGACCGCATTCACGCTCTATCCACAAACTAAAATGGGCAGCGAGCGCATGGTGAATATTGCGCGGCAATATGGCTCGGAGCGCATTTTTATCGACTCCAGTGCAGACTGGGGTGTGTCCGACCCGATGGCGGTGCCGAAAACAGCCAGCCTAATGTTGCAGTCCGGCATTCCTCAGGCCGAGGTTCACCAAATATGTTACGCGAATGCATTGGCGGCCTACCAGCAGAGCGGTCAGATTGCGGCGGAAGATTGGCAGACTGCGGACTTCGACCAGGCGGAATTGTTCGAGGGCAATTCGGTCTTGCGAGGCCAGAAGCCGATAAAATCTTCTGAAGCGTAA
- a CDS encoding DUF1801 domain-containing protein: MEIPEAVQEKYLTYPVAAQRYFLELRQMILDTAANYKLGRVEETLKWGEPSYCVNKGSPLRIDWKSKYPNCISVYFNCNTLLVETFRELYRSELELHGNREIRLSLDTPLPTAVLQQCCFMALRYHTLKKQPLLGAGGRQ, translated from the coding sequence ATGGAAATTCCCGAGGCGGTTCAAGAAAAATATCTGACCTATCCAGTTGCGGCCCAACGCTATTTTCTGGAACTCCGGCAGATGATTTTGGATACTGCTGCAAACTACAAATTGGGCCGAGTGGAGGAAACACTAAAGTGGGGCGAACCAAGCTATTGTGTCAACAAAGGCAGCCCCCTGCGTATTGATTGGAAAAGCAAGTATCCGAATTGCATTTCTGTTTATTTCAATTGCAACACACTTCTAGTTGAGACTTTTCGCGAACTTTACCGCTCAGAGTTGGAATTGCATGGCAATCGTGAAATTCGCTTGAGCTTGGATACCCCACTCCCTACCGCAGTGCTGCAGCAGTGTTGTTTTATGGCGTTACGCTACCACACGCTAAAAAAGCAACCATTGCTCGGTGCGGGTGGGCGTCAATAA
- a CDS encoding sigma-70 family RNA polymerase sigma factor, with the protein MNAVSCQTGNSQSERPPEAGDLDKARLDSTKLRESLFNYLSQRLPANAPVDDLLQDLFVKALERDAKAPQIRNLTGWLYAAARTTIADFYRAQAACREEVLQEDLAHLVDDDLSFHSALSECLIGFIGELPGIYREALLAADIRGESMRDLAEQEGVSPSAIKSRAARGRRLLRDKVLNCCAVEIADGLVDDYYVRRCGIASQALTK; encoded by the coding sequence GTGAATGCTGTTAGCTGCCAAACCGGTAACAGTCAGAGCGAGCGCCCGCCCGAAGCGGGCGATCTCGACAAGGCGAGACTGGATTCCACGAAGTTGCGGGAAAGTCTGTTCAATTATCTCTCGCAGCGGTTGCCCGCCAATGCCCCGGTCGATGATCTGCTGCAGGATTTATTCGTTAAGGCGTTGGAGCGCGACGCTAAAGCACCACAAATCCGCAACCTCACCGGGTGGCTGTACGCGGCTGCGCGGACCACAATTGCCGACTTCTATCGCGCGCAGGCTGCCTGCCGCGAAGAGGTGTTGCAAGAGGATCTGGCTCATCTGGTGGATGACGATCTCAGTTTCCACTCCGCATTATCGGAATGCCTGATTGGTTTTATTGGCGAGTTGCCCGGGATTTATCGGGAAGCACTATTAGCTGCGGATATCCGCGGCGAAAGCATGCGCGATCTGGCTGAGCAGGAAGGTGTTTCGCCCTCCGCCATAAAGAGTCGGGCGGCACGTGGCAGGCGGCTGCTACGAGACAAAGTTCTCAACTGCTGTGCCGTGGAGATAGCCGATGGGTTGGTGGATGATTATTACGTTAGGCGCTGTGGTATAGCCTCACAAGCGCTGACAAAGTGA
- a CDS encoding 2Fe-2S iron-sulfur cluster-binding protein translates to MPDILFSHPSYKNKTVYATAGSHTETVLQIARENKIPINFKCQDGKCGKCLVKVTSLADKERMAGPLTDKERTVLVELGKLTQEQIDTMLVDDFPCEWRLACQIIVRDEDLMVEY, encoded by the coding sequence ATGCCCGACATACTTTTTTCACACCCGAGCTACAAAAACAAAACCGTCTATGCCACAGCAGGCAGCCACACAGAAACTGTTCTACAAATTGCCCGCGAAAACAAAATCCCGATTAACTTTAAGTGTCAGGACGGCAAGTGCGGTAAGTGCCTGGTTAAAGTGACCTCACTGGCGGACAAAGAGCGCATGGCTGGACCGTTGACCGACAAAGAGCGAACAGTGTTAGTTGAGTTAGGAAAACTCACCCAAGAGCAGATCGATACAATGCTGGTCGACGATTTTCCCTGCGAATGGCGACTCGCTTGCCAGATTATTGTTCGCGACGAAGACCTGATGGTGGAGTATTAA
- a CDS encoding methyltransferase family protein, producing MQLSEYLPQLVYFNRAYLACFFTFVAAFYTLRILIQKKRTGREYVFAGTRFCANWWNHMVFRFFRVVIWLACVFRLIFPGLDSYLGLFPSLNQSAVLLLGDVMLTVGFAWVLLIHFRMGHHWASGVKPGGPEALITDGFYAFSRNPMYLGVALAQVGFFLALPSVFSLICLAVGLTALYSQVRVEESHLAALFSSRYDTYRAQVRRWV from the coding sequence ATGCAATTGTCAGAGTATTTACCCCAACTGGTTTATTTTAACCGGGCCTACCTTGCTTGTTTCTTCACCTTTGTCGCCGCCTTCTATACCTTGCGTATCCTTATACAAAAGAAGCGCACCGGTCGTGAATATGTCTTCGCGGGCACACGTTTCTGTGCAAACTGGTGGAATCACATGGTATTCCGCTTTTTTCGCGTGGTTATCTGGCTGGCGTGTGTATTCCGCTTAATTTTTCCTGGCCTGGACAGTTACCTCGGGTTGTTTCCATCGTTGAACCAATCGGCGGTACTCCTTTTGGGCGATGTTATGCTCACAGTCGGATTCGCCTGGGTGCTGTTAATCCATTTTCGTATGGGGCACCATTGGGCATCGGGTGTTAAACCCGGCGGCCCAGAAGCCCTTATAACAGATGGTTTCTATGCTTTTTCTCGTAACCCAATGTATTTGGGTGTTGCGCTCGCGCAGGTGGGGTTTTTCCTGGCGCTGCCGTCGGTGTTTTCGCTGATATGCCTGGCAGTAGGTTTGACCGCGCTCTACAGCCAGGTGCGTGTAGAGGAAAGCCACTTAGCTGCGCTCTTCTCAAGCAGGTACGACACGTACCGCGCCCAAGTTCGCCGTTGGGTGTAA
- a CDS encoding EboA domain-containing protein — MKNIQNQPLYDSLRAALSTGPGWQNLTANIDVSRDKCTRAGFFLNFAMAPRWFKSATTRLELDANLDPFGALQNWSLGQAARLLILLELAALVDTDEYTAAISELFKTADVNELIVLVKSLQFIPDGETFVERAREAARSNIESVFCAVAHHTDYPQRYFDTAGWNQLVLKAAFLAVPIWSIVGVRERNNSALVAMLQDYARERQAASRPVPWDLYCCPAWNASTDVDFQFLEHQWVISSPKIRAAIALGLRENKLPKAQTLAAQLPDQPSNTLRWEDLAAWDN, encoded by the coding sequence ATGAAAAATATTCAGAATCAACCGTTGTACGACAGTCTGCGAGCGGCGCTGAGTACAGGCCCGGGCTGGCAGAATTTGACGGCGAATATTGATGTATCTCGCGATAAATGTACGCGCGCCGGGTTTTTTTTGAATTTCGCCATGGCACCGCGCTGGTTTAAATCGGCAACAACACGCCTGGAGTTGGACGCGAATCTGGACCCATTTGGCGCCTTGCAAAATTGGTCACTGGGCCAGGCAGCACGTTTACTGATTTTGCTGGAACTGGCCGCGCTCGTCGATACGGATGAGTACACGGCGGCAATTTCCGAATTGTTTAAAACCGCTGATGTTAATGAGCTGATTGTGTTGGTAAAGAGCCTGCAATTTATTCCTGACGGCGAAACGTTTGTGGAACGCGCGCGCGAGGCCGCGCGCAGTAATATCGAAAGCGTATTTTGTGCGGTTGCCCATCACACCGATTACCCACAGCGCTATTTCGATACGGCTGGATGGAACCAACTGGTACTAAAAGCGGCTTTCCTTGCGGTACCCATTTGGTCCATTGTCGGCGTACGCGAACGCAATAATTCGGCGTTGGTGGCAATGTTGCAAGATTACGCTCGCGAGCGTCAGGCAGCATCGCGCCCGGTTCCCTGGGATCTTTATTGCTGCCCTGCCTGGAACGCATCCACCGATGTGGATTTTCAGTTTTTAGAACACCAGTGGGTGATCAGTTCGCCAAAAATTCGAGCGGCAATTGCGCTCGGTTTACGGGAAAATAAGCTGCCAAAGGCACAAACCCTGGCCGCGCAACTTCCCGATCAACCTTCTAATACATTGCGCTGGGAAGACCTCGCAGCGTGGGACAACTGA
- a CDS encoding Rieske (2Fe-2S) protein, translating to MELLETQEFYVCDGDELLDGDCIKLPLKFRGKKDSALIIRDRGKVRAFHNLCVHMPRTLDCESHSVFDFEKQQLRCSMHGIVYSSETGESLSEICRGKKLTSIRIIEQDNKILIRDKRVARL from the coding sequence ATGGAGCTTCTGGAAACGCAAGAATTCTACGTATGTGATGGGGACGAGCTTTTGGATGGCGATTGCATAAAATTGCCATTAAAGTTTCGGGGGAAAAAAGATTCAGCGTTAATTATTCGTGATCGAGGTAAGGTGCGGGCTTTCCACAATTTGTGTGTGCACATGCCGCGTACGCTGGATTGCGAAAGTCATTCAGTGTTTGATTTTGAAAAGCAACAACTACGATGCTCTATGCACGGAATCGTGTATTCTTCCGAAACCGGAGAGTCTTTGAGCGAAATCTGCCGCGGTAAAAAACTTACTTCTATCCGTATCATCGAGCAGGATAATAAAATCCTTATTCGCGACAAACGCGTAGCCCGTCTATAA
- a CDS encoding ArsI/CadI family heavy metal resistance metalloenzyme: protein MPYFHVHLSVDNLATNIEFYSRLFGAQAHKIKSDYAKWLIEDLRLIFAISSRGDRPGLNHFGVQALSDEDLAVLRTRAISANEGTFVDEADARCCYAKSDKHWVSDPQGIPWEHFYTRGDIEEFGDSVDVVAAADDEHPCCVPSPAQNEAAEGAVCCANSPEVLLDRECC, encoded by the coding sequence ATGCCATACTTCCACGTCCATCTTTCTGTCGATAACCTGGCGACTAACATCGAGTTTTACTCGCGTCTCTTCGGAGCGCAAGCGCATAAAATAAAATCCGATTACGCAAAATGGTTGATCGAAGACTTGCGCCTGATATTTGCGATTTCTTCGCGCGGCGATCGCCCCGGACTCAATCACTTTGGCGTGCAGGCATTGTCAGATGAGGATCTCGCTGTATTGCGTACCAGGGCGATAAGTGCCAACGAAGGCACCTTCGTCGATGAGGCTGATGCGCGCTGCTGTTATGCGAAAAGCGATAAGCACTGGGTTTCCGACCCACAGGGTATCCCATGGGAACATTTTTATACCCGCGGTGATATTGAGGAGTTTGGCGATTCGGTTGACGTTGTTGCCGCCGCTGACGACGAACATCCTTGCTGTGTGCCTTCGCCTGCGCAAAACGAAGCGGCAGAAGGCGCGGTATGTTGCGCAAACTCACCAGAGGTATTATTAGACCGTGAATGCTGTTAG
- a CDS encoding cold-shock protein: MSNKVTGTVKWFNESKGFGFISQPSGPDVFAHFSAIESSGFKTLAEGQQVEFTVTDGQKGPQAQNIVAL, from the coding sequence ATGTCTAACAAAGTCACTGGCACCGTAAAATGGTTCAACGAATCTAAAGGTTTTGGTTTTATTTCTCAGCCTTCCGGTCCTGACGTTTTTGCCCATTTCAGCGCTATTGAAAGCTCTGGCTTCAAAACACTGGCCGAAGGTCAGCAAGTGGAATTCACCGTTACCGACGGTCAGAAAGGCCCACAAGCGCAAAACATCGTTGCCCTATAA
- a CDS encoding alkaline phosphatase family protein → MAKLLVLNVVGLSPKHIGEQTPHLKQLAERGAQSHIHSMLPAVTCSVQTTYFTGTAPAQHGIVGNGWYFRDQAEIRFWHQSNHLVQAPQIWTQLKQQQPQASTANIFCWYNMYCPADTAITVRPMYPADGRKLPDIYTAPSELRPMLNQELGTFPLFNFWGPKSSIVSSQWIADAAVRTLEMRAPDFAAVYLPHLDYAMQKVGPEHTSIPDELRSIDAVCGQLIDYADAHDYRVVVLSEYGIQPVDKACHLNRLFREQGWLKVREELGLELLDAGASRVFAVADHQVAHIYVQDKSLLQAVHALVEQQPEVEFLLDERGKQVHGLSHERSGELIAVAKPDCWFSYYYWLDDSRAPDFARCVDIHRKPGYDPVELFVDPEITFPMVKAAKILLKKKLGFRYLMDLIPLDTSLVKGSHGALTENPEDGAILITSDSSLLGNSNAQSGIAATAIFDLLLGAVGR, encoded by the coding sequence ATGGCAAAATTGCTGGTTTTAAACGTAGTGGGTTTAAGCCCCAAGCATATTGGCGAGCAAACCCCTCATCTGAAACAGCTGGCTGAACGGGGGGCGCAATCACATATTCACTCCATGCTGCCGGCTGTCACCTGTTCAGTGCAAACCACGTATTTTACCGGCACGGCGCCCGCGCAGCATGGCATTGTTGGCAACGGCTGGTATTTTCGAGATCAGGCAGAGATACGCTTTTGGCATCAGAGCAACCACCTGGTTCAGGCCCCTCAAATCTGGACTCAACTAAAACAGCAGCAACCCCAGGCCAGCACCGCCAATATTTTTTGCTGGTACAACATGTACTGCCCCGCGGATACCGCGATTACCGTGCGCCCGATGTACCCGGCTGACGGTCGTAAACTCCCGGATATCTACACCGCACCGAGCGAATTGCGCCCCATGCTCAATCAGGAACTGGGCACGTTTCCGTTGTTCAATTTCTGGGGGCCAAAAAGCAGCATTGTGTCCAGCCAATGGATTGCTGACGCTGCCGTGCGCACCCTGGAAATGCGCGCGCCGGACTTCGCAGCTGTGTACCTGCCGCATCTGGATTACGCGATGCAAAAAGTCGGGCCGGAGCATACAAGTATTCCTGATGAATTGCGCTCAATCGATGCGGTGTGCGGGCAGCTGATTGATTATGCAGATGCTCACGATTATCGAGTGGTCGTGTTATCTGAGTATGGCATTCAACCGGTCGACAAGGCTTGCCATTTGAACCGGCTTTTCCGTGAACAGGGTTGGCTCAAGGTCCGCGAGGAGCTTGGCCTGGAGCTGCTGGATGCAGGCGCGAGCCGTGTGTTCGCGGTGGCGGACCATCAAGTGGCGCATATTTACGTCCAGGACAAAAGCCTTTTGCAGGCCGTGCACGCGCTGGTGGAACAACAGCCCGAGGTCGAGTTTCTGCTGGATGAGCGGGGCAAACAGGTACATGGATTGAGTCACGAGCGCAGCGGGGAGCTGATAGCTGTAGCAAAACCCGACTGTTGGTTCAGCTATTACTACTGGCTTGACGATAGCCGCGCACCGGATTTCGCTCGCTGCGTCGATATCCACCGCAAGCCAGGCTATGACCCGGTAGAGCTCTTCGTCGATCCGGAAATAACCTTCCCGATGGTGAAAGCGGCGAAAATTCTCCTCAAGAAAAAGCTTGGGTTTCGCTACCTGATGGATCTGATTCCGCTCGATACGTCCCTGGTTAAGGGCTCTCACGGGGCGCTCACGGAAAACCCTGAGGATGGTGCAATTCTTATAACCTCGGACTCGTCGTTACTTGGCAACAGCAATGCGCAATCGGGTATTGCCGCAACGGCAATCTTTGACTTGCTATTGGGTGCCGTAGGGCGTTGA
- a CDS encoding UbiA family prenyltransferase, translating to MKINTVMQLGRIPNLPTVWTNTLAGMALVGGLGTGALSNSALSNDVLKVSIQNDGVQIALTLAALSLFYLAGMFLNDAFDAEWDRAHRQDRPIVRGEVSVTEVAGYACGFLALALVLLWFAANDGQQWLAVVSASTLLAAILLYNARHKQWPHAAWIMGSCRLLVYMTAASVIATPNTAVLVAGTALLVYIAGITYLARSEHVNSLESRWPIVLLLCPSGFILFLLCVGYFDFLAAAAALLTLLWIAHGIRYLMPGARRNIPQAVGILLSGMCLIDTSLLLVLGQTQIALFTACCFAAGIVLQKWYAAS from the coding sequence ATGAAAATAAATACGGTAATGCAGCTTGGGCGCATACCTAATTTGCCAACGGTTTGGACTAACACACTGGCCGGTATGGCCCTGGTTGGTGGCTTGGGTACTGGTGCACTTAGCAATAGTGCGCTGAGCAACGATGTGCTGAAGGTTAGTATACAGAACGATGGTGTACAGATCGCACTGACGCTGGCGGCGCTAAGTCTGTTTTATTTGGCCGGTATGTTTTTGAATGATGCTTTCGATGCTGAATGGGATAGGGCGCACAGGCAAGACCGACCAATTGTGCGGGGCGAAGTGTCGGTTACCGAAGTGGCTGGTTACGCGTGTGGTTTTCTTGCGCTTGCCCTGGTATTGCTTTGGTTTGCCGCAAATGACGGTCAACAATGGCTGGCCGTGGTGTCTGCCAGTACGCTGCTAGCGGCGATTCTGTTGTACAACGCGCGACACAAGCAATGGCCGCATGCGGCCTGGATAATGGGCAGCTGTCGGCTTCTGGTTTATATGACGGCGGCGAGCGTGATCGCAACGCCGAATACGGCAGTACTCGTTGCAGGTACGGCTTTACTGGTTTATATCGCAGGTATTACCTATTTAGCACGATCGGAACATGTAAATTCGCTCGAGAGCCGCTGGCCGATTGTGCTATTGCTTTGTCCCAGCGGCTTTATACTGTTTTTGTTGTGTGTGGGCTATTTTGATTTTCTCGCCGCGGCCGCCGCACTTTTAACCTTGCTGTGGATCGCGCATGGCATTCGCTATTTAATGCCCGGCGCACGCCGGAATATCCCGCAAGCGGTGGGTATTTTACTTTCAGGGATGTGCCTTATCGATACCAGCTTGCTACTGGTGCTGGGGCAAACGCAGATCGCCTTGTTTACCGCCTGCTGTTTTGCTGCTGGCATAGTTCTACAAAAGTGGTATGCCGCCAGCTAA
- a CDS encoding 2Fe-2S iron-sulfur cluster-binding protein, whose protein sequence is MAKAQLTFKDIDLTLTVPVGVRVIEISDKLGSGIIYGCREGDCGTCLMKVDEGWSNLSSISVVEDKILRENAAGKHHRLACQAQVLGDVTVSPA, encoded by the coding sequence ATGGCGAAAGCCCAGTTAACATTTAAAGATATTGATTTAACACTCACCGTCCCCGTTGGGGTTAGAGTGATCGAGATTTCCGACAAGCTCGGCTCCGGCATTATTTATGGTTGCCGGGAAGGCGACTGTGGAACCTGCCTTATGAAAGTCGACGAAGGCTGGTCGAACCTATCTAGCATTTCCGTCGTGGAAGACAAAATTTTGCGTGAGAACGCGGCTGGCAAACATCACCGCCTTGCGTGTCAGGCGCAGGTACTCGGCGATGTAACTGTTAGCCCAGCTTGA
- a CDS encoding shikimate kinase, translating to MSESSVILIGMPGAGKSTTGVLLAKRLAKAFIDTDILIQQQVDMTLQDYLNQHGYMALRELEADVLMSASLENAVVATGGSAVYSDSAMRRLATLGPRVFLDLKLSSMLARIHNQATRGLASQPGATLETIFAERSPLYRQYADITVAADSGTAEEVVQAIVDQLSAGSSV from the coding sequence ATGAGTGAATCGTCTGTAATTTTGATTGGGATGCCTGGGGCCGGGAAGAGCACCACGGGTGTACTGCTGGCAAAACGTCTCGCCAAAGCCTTTATCGATACGGACATACTGATTCAGCAACAAGTCGACATGACCTTGCAGGACTACCTGAACCAGCATGGCTATATGGCGTTACGTGAACTGGAAGCCGACGTGTTGATGTCGGCCTCGCTGGAGAATGCCGTAGTCGCCACAGGTGGCAGCGCTGTGTACAGTGACTCAGCCATGCGGCGCCTGGCAACACTCGGGCCTCGCGTGTTTCTCGATCTTAAGCTGAGCAGTATGCTGGCGCGTATCCACAATCAGGCGACACGGGGTTTGGCGAGTCAGCCGGGGGCGACTCTCGAAACAATTTTCGCTGAACGTTCGCCGCTTTACCGCCAATATGCAGATATTACTGTAGCGGCTGATAGCGGAACGGCAGAGGAGGTTGTGCAAGCCATTGTCGACCAGCTGTCCGCTGGCAGCAGCGTCTAA